A window from Gossypium raimondii isolate GPD5lz chromosome 7, ASM2569854v1, whole genome shotgun sequence encodes these proteins:
- the LOC105787372 gene encoding DNA-directed RNA polymerases II and IV subunit 5A, giving the protein MVLSDDEIRRLFRIRKTVLQLLKDRDYFVGDFEINMSREQFISKFGENMKREDLVINKAKRNDSSDQIYVFFPEEPKVGVKTMKTYTNRMKSENVFRAILVVQQNLTPFARTCINEISSKFHLEVFQETELLVNVKEHSLVPEHQVLTTEEKKTLLQRYTVKETQLPRIQVSDPIARYYGLKRGQVVKIIRPSETAGRYITYRYVV; this is encoded by the exons ATGGTTCTGTCGGACGATGAAATCAGGAGGTTGTTTCGTATCCGAAAGACGGTATTGCAGTTGTTGAAAGACAGAGATTACTTCGTTGGAGATTTCGAGATTAACATGTCTAGAGAACAATTTATTTCCAAATTCGGCGAAAACATGAAAAGGGAGGATCTGGTTATTAATAAAGCTAAGCGAAACGATAGCTCTGATCAG ATCTATGTTTTCTTTCCTGAAGAACCCAAGGTTGGTGTGAAAACAATGAAGACATATACCAACCGCATGAAATCGGAGAATGTATTTAGGGCTATACTGGTTGTGCAACAAAATTTGACTCCCTTTGCTCGGACTTGTATCAATGAAATTTCTTCCAAATTCCACTTGGAGGTTTTCCAG GAAACGGAGCTCCTTGTCAATGTAAAAGAACATTCTCTTGTTCCGGAGCATCAGGTGCTTACTACCGAGGAGAAAAAGACTTTGCTGCAAAGATATACTGTAAAGGAAACACAG CTGCCGCGTATCCAGGTGAGTGATCCGATCGCAAGATACTACGGGCTGAAGCGTGGACAAGTGGTGAAGATAATTAGGCCTAGCGAGACTGCTGGTCGTTATATTACCTATCGGTATGTGGTGTGA
- the LOC105787215 gene encoding NADPH:adrenodoxin oxidoreductase, mitochondrial, with amino-acid sequence MAIFRARRVLWRSFSTVSSHPLRVCIVGSGPAGFYTAEKILKTHQGSQVDIIDRLPTPYGLVRSGVAPDHPETKNVINQFSRVAQNGRCSFFGNVALGSSISLVELRELYHVVVLAYGAESDRVVGIPGEDLKGVHSAREFVWWYNGHPDGRNLDPDLKNTDTAVILGQGNVALDVARILLRPTSELAITDIASHALTALEQSSIRKVYLVGRRGPVQAACTAKELREVLGIKDLYIHIKETDLKITPADEEEMKNSRIHRRIYELLSKAATAGPSRPSSGQRELHFVFFRQPDRFLESYDKKGYVSGVHLEKTGLKGIGSGKQIAIGTGQFENLSCGIVLKSIGYKSVPVDDLPFDNQKGVVPNVKGRVLSDNSGDPTSFENGLYVCGWLKRGPTGIIATNLYCAEETVASLSEDLELGVLASTTRLPKLGRDGLLQILDNRNVRVVPFSAWERIDKEEKRLGSLRNKPREKLTSWEELLKVAGSE; translated from the exons atggcaaTATTTCGAGCAAGACGAGTTTTATGGCGAAGCTTTTCGACAGTTTCTTCTCATCCTTTACGTGTCTGCATCGTCGGAAGCGGTCCCGCCGGCTTCTACACTGCGGAAAAG ATATTGAAGACTCATCAAGGATCACAAGTTGACATTATTGATCGATTACCTACGCCCTATGGATTAGTACGCTCTGGCGTTGCACCTGATCATCCCGAAACTAAG AATGTGATTAATCAATTCTCTCGGGTTGCACAAAACGGACGGTGTTCTTTCTTCGGGAATGTTGCTCTTGGATCTTCAATTTCTTTGGTGGAGCTTCGGGAGCTTTACCATGTC GTGGTGCTTGCTTATGGTGCGGAAAGTGATAGAGTCGTAGGCATTCCGGGAGAA GATTTGAAAGGAGTACATTCTGCTAGAGAGTTTGTTTGGTGGTATAATGGGCACCCAGATGGAAGAAACCTGGACCCTGATTTGAAGAACACTGATACAGCTGTTATCCTTGGTCAG GGAAATGTAGCTCTTGATGTTGCTCGTATCCTTCTACGTCCAACATCTGAATTGGCAATAACTGATATTGCTAGCCATGCTTTGACTGCTTTGGAACAAAGCTCTATAAG GAAAGTATATCTGGTTGGAAGACGTGGACCAGTCCAAGCAGCCTGTACTGCAAAAGAGCTCCGAGAAGTTCTTG GTATTAAAGATTTGTATATTCACATAAAGGAAACAGATTTGAAGATAACCCCGGCTGATGAG GAAGAAATGAAAAACAGTCGTATTCATCGGAGGATTTATGAGTTACTCTCTAAGGCAGCAACTGCAGGACCTTCCCGACCTAGTTCAGGTCAACGCGAacttcattttgttttcttccgTCAACCTGATAGATTTCTAGAATCATATGACAAAAAGGGATACGTTTCTGGGGTGCACCTTGAGAAGACAGGTCTAAAAG GTATTGGCTCTGGAAAACAGATTGCCATAGGTACTGGACAATTTGAAAATCTTTCTTGTGg GATTGTGCTAAAGAGTATTGGCTATAAATCGGTGCCAGTCGATGATTTGCCATTTGATAATCAGAAAG GTGTGGTTCCAAATGTTAAAGGTCGAGTTCTAAGTGACAATTCTGGAGATCCTACATCATTTGAGAATGGATTGTATGTCTGCGGGTGGTTGAAGAGAGGACCAACCGGCATTATCGCTACGAATCTTTACTGTGCTGAGGAAACT GTCGCAAGTTTATCAGAAGATCTTGAACTAGGTGTCTTAGCATCAACAACCAGGTTGCCGAAACTTGGAAGAGATGGACTCCTCCAGATTTTGGACAATAGAAATGTCCGAGTTGTACCTTTCAGTGCTTGGGAAAGAATAGACAAGGAAGAGAAGAGATTAGGGAGTTTGAGAAATAAACCAAGAGAGAAATTGACCTCATGGGAGGAGCTACTGAAAGTTGCTGGCTCTGAATGA